From the Lolium rigidum isolate FL_2022 chromosome 2, APGP_CSIRO_Lrig_0.1, whole genome shotgun sequence genome, one window contains:
- the LOC124690443 gene encoding transcription factor MYB106-like, which yields MGRSPCCEKEAGLKKGPWTPEEDQKLLAHIDQHGHGCWRSLPAKAGLRRCGKSCRLRWTNYLRPDIKRGKFTLQEEQTIIQLHALLGNRWSAIATHLPKRTDNEIKNYWNTHLKKRLAKMGIDPVTHKPRADADTTAGSGARSRVAAHLSHTAQWESARLEAEARLARDAKLRALASPPPPPASSVLDSPTSTLSFSETAMFAGAAHDVHGVALASVQQLQSYGKAACQDDCFGGGTETEFVGAGTFNSALLDCSVAGADQRLLVAVPDADDGDQSEEGKGYWSSILNMVNSSVSPSLTSEVVQHPVMMYLPPATEEF from the exons ATGGGGCGATCGCCGTGCTGCGAGAAGGAGGCCGGGCTGAAGAAGGGCCCCTGGACGCCGGAGGAGGACCAGAAGCTGCTCGCCCACATCGACCAGCACGGCCACGGCTGCTGGCGCTCGCTGCCCGCCAAGGCCG GGCTGCGGCGGTGCGGCAAGAGCTGCCGGCTCCGGTGGACCAACTACCTCCGGCCGGACATCAAGCGCGGCAAGTTCACGCTACAGGAGGAGCAAACCATCATCCAGCTCCACGCGCTACTCGGAAACAG GTGGTCGGCGATCGCCACGCACCTGCCCAAGCGCACGGACAACGAGATCAAGAACTACTGGAACACGCACCTCAAGAAGCGCCTCGCCAAGATGGGCATCGACCCCGTCACGCACAAGCCACGCGCCGACGCCGACACCACCGCTGGCTCCGGCGCGCGCTCCAGGGTCGCCGCGCACCTCAGCCACACGGCGCAGTGGGAGAGCGCGCGGCTCGAGGCCGAGGCGCGCCTCGCGCGCGACGCCAAGCTCAGGGcgctcgcctcgccgccgccgccgcccgcgtccAGCGTGCTCGACTCGCCCACCTCCACGCTCAGCTTCTCCGAGACCGCCATGTTCGCCGGCGCGGCCCACGATGTGCACGGCGTCGCGCTCGCATCAGTCCAGCAACTGCAGTCGTACGGCAAAGCAGCGTGCCAAGACGACTGTTTCGGTGGCGGCACCGAAACAGAGTTCGTCGGAGCCGGGACGTTTAACAGTGCGCTTCTCGACTGCTCTGTCGCCGGCGCAGACCAGAGGCTCCTGGTGGCCGTGCCAGACGCCGACGACGGCGATCAGAGCGAGGAGGGCAAGGGCTACTGGAGCAGCATACTCAACATGGTTAActcctccgtctccccgtcgTTGACCTCTGAGGTGGTGCAACACCCTGTGATGATGTACTTGCCCCCGGCGACGGAAGAGTTCTGA